A single region of the Halofilum ochraceum genome encodes:
- a CDS encoding NAD(P)(+) transhydrogenase (Re/Si-specific) subunit beta, which translates to MDTLIQAAYFIAAILFILGLKGMSSPKTARRGIVWAGAGMVLATLVTFLHEGLHNYALMVVAMVSGGAVAYVSAKRVAMTDMPQMVALYNGMGGGAAAAIAANEMLGDNVLSPLVLVLAVAGALIGTIAFTGSLVAFAKLQGIVKKSPRSAAMQVFNIGLAVATVIAAIAVAAGAESGVVLLLFFIAAAVIGITVTMPIGGADMPVVISLLNALTGLAVGFEGFVLGNPAMMIAGIVVGSAGTLLTQLMAKAMNRSLANVLFAGFGTDEGAEAAEGSGGIMKEIDATDAAIMLSYASKVIIIPGYGLAVAQAQHKIWELTELLEERGVKVKFAIHPVAGRMPGHMNVLLAEAGVPYDKIADLEDINAEFPQADAAVVIGANDVVNPAARTKKDSPIYGMPILDADKAQQVIVVKRGRGAGFSGIENELFFADNTQMLYGDAQSVAGELITGVKSL; encoded by the coding sequence CTGGACACCCTCATCCAGGCGGCGTATTTCATCGCCGCCATCCTGTTCATCCTCGGCCTCAAGGGCATGAGCTCGCCGAAAACGGCGCGCCGCGGCATCGTCTGGGCCGGCGCCGGCATGGTGCTCGCCACGCTCGTGACCTTCCTGCACGAGGGGCTGCACAACTACGCGCTGATGGTCGTGGCGATGGTCTCGGGCGGCGCGGTCGCTTACGTCAGCGCGAAGCGCGTGGCGATGACCGACATGCCGCAGATGGTCGCCCTCTACAACGGCATGGGCGGCGGCGCCGCGGCCGCGATCGCGGCCAACGAGATGCTGGGCGACAACGTGCTCTCGCCGCTGGTGCTGGTGCTCGCCGTCGCCGGCGCGCTGATCGGCACGATCGCCTTCACCGGCTCGCTCGTGGCCTTCGCGAAGCTGCAGGGGATCGTCAAGAAATCGCCGCGCTCCGCCGCGATGCAGGTGTTCAATATCGGCCTCGCCGTGGCCACGGTGATCGCGGCCATCGCCGTCGCGGCCGGCGCCGAATCCGGCGTGGTCCTGCTTCTCTTCTTCATCGCGGCCGCCGTGATCGGCATTACCGTCACCATGCCGATCGGCGGCGCCGACATGCCGGTGGTGATCTCTCTGCTGAACGCGCTGACCGGTCTCGCCGTCGGCTTCGAGGGCTTCGTGCTCGGCAACCCGGCCATGATGATCGCCGGCATCGTCGTTGGCAGCGCCGGCACCCTGCTGACGCAGCTCATGGCGAAGGCGATGAACCGCTCCCTCGCCAACGTCCTGTTCGCCGGTTTCGGCACCGACGAGGGGGCCGAGGCGGCGGAGGGCAGCGGCGGCATCATGAAAGAGATCGACGCGACCGACGCGGCGATCATGCTGTCGTACGCGAGCAAGGTCATCATCATCCCGGGCTACGGCCTCGCGGTCGCCCAGGCCCAGCACAAGATCTGGGAACTGACCGAACTGCTCGAAGAGCGCGGCGTGAAGGTGAAGTTCGCCATCCACCCGGTCGCCGGGCGGATGCCGGGTCACATGAACGTGCTGCTGGCCGAGGCCGGCGTGCCTTATGACAAAATTGCCGATCTCGAGGACATCAACGCCGAGTTCCCGCAGGCGGATGCCGCCGTGGTCATCGGCGCCAATGACGTCGTCAATCCGGCCGCGCGCACGAAGAAGGACAGCCCGATCTACGGCATGCCGATCCTGGATGCCGACAAGGCCCAGCAGGTGATCGTGGTCAAACGCGGCCGCGGCGCCGGGTTCTCCGGCATCGAGAACGAACTGTTCTTCGCCGATAACACGCAGATGCTCTATGGCGATGCCCAGAGCGTCGCCGGGGAACTCATCACGGGCGTGAAGTCACTCTGA
- a CDS encoding NAD(P) transhydrogenase subunit alpha, which yields MEGFIALYIFMLAAVAGYEVISKVPVILHTPLMSGSNFVHGIVLVGAMVAMGHAEGALELTIGFVAVFLAAGNAVGGYFVTERMLDMFKSSGDREKRA from the coding sequence ATGGAAGGCTTCATCGCACTCTACATTTTCATGCTCGCCGCGGTAGCGGGGTATGAAGTCATCTCCAAGGTGCCGGTCATCCTGCACACGCCGCTGATGTCCGGATCGAATTTCGTCCACGGCATCGTACTGGTCGGCGCGATGGTGGCCATGGGGCACGCCGAGGGCGCGCTGGAGCTGACCATCGGCTTCGTCGCCGTGTTCCTGGCGGCGGGCAATGCGGTCGGCGGCTACTTCGTCACCGAGCGCATGCTCGATATGTTCAAGTCGAGCGGCGACAGGGAGAAGCGGGCATGA
- a CDS encoding NAD(P) transhydrogenase subunit alpha — protein sequence MTITVALVKETTPGERRVALDPGAVAKLVKRGVRVIAEKGAGDAARYPDDAYADIEFVDDAATALGACDVLVKVHPPSEAEIDALPEGAVFAGFTEHDRHPEAIARMRDRGITALSFELVPRITRAQSMDALSSQGTITGYKGAVMAAELSGRLFPMLTTAAGTIRPAQVVVIGAGVAGLQAIATARRLGAQVEAYDIRADAREQVESLGAKLIDTGVDATSEGGYARELTDEEKAKQTEVLAKRLERADAVIATAGVPGRPAPKIISADMVANMKNGAVIIDLRAENGGNCELTKPGETVEHGRILIAGPNNVPSLAAVHASEMYGRNLLALLDPVLGEEGVHVDLEDAVFDACALVHAGTVRHEATRQKIEGEG from the coding sequence CCCTGGATCCGGGCGCCGTCGCCAAGCTGGTCAAGCGTGGCGTGCGCGTGATCGCGGAGAAAGGCGCCGGCGATGCCGCCCGCTATCCGGACGACGCCTACGCCGATATCGAATTCGTCGATGACGCCGCGACGGCGCTGGGCGCCTGCGACGTCCTCGTAAAAGTCCATCCGCCGAGCGAGGCCGAGATCGATGCGCTGCCCGAGGGCGCCGTCTTCGCCGGCTTCACCGAGCACGACCGTCATCCGGAAGCGATCGCGCGCATGCGCGACCGCGGCATCACCGCGCTGAGCTTCGAACTGGTGCCGCGCATCACGCGCGCGCAGTCGATGGATGCGCTGTCCTCCCAGGGCACGATCACCGGCTACAAGGGCGCGGTCATGGCGGCCGAGCTGTCGGGCCGGCTGTTCCCGATGCTGACGACCGCGGCCGGCACGATCCGCCCGGCCCAGGTCGTGGTCATCGGCGCGGGCGTCGCGGGTCTGCAGGCGATCGCCACGGCACGCCGGCTCGGCGCCCAGGTCGAGGCCTATGACATCCGCGCCGACGCGCGCGAGCAGGTCGAGTCACTCGGCGCCAAACTGATCGACACCGGCGTCGACGCGACCAGCGAGGGCGGTTACGCCCGCGAATTGACCGACGAGGAGAAGGCGAAGCAGACCGAGGTCCTCGCCAAACGCCTCGAGCGGGCCGACGCGGTGATTGCCACCGCCGGCGTACCCGGGCGGCCGGCGCCTAAGATCATCTCCGCCGACATGGTCGCAAACATGAAAAACGGCGCCGTGATCATCGATCTCCGCGCCGAGAACGGCGGCAACTGCGAACTCACCAAGCCCGGCGAAACGGTCGAGCACGGCCGCATACTGATCGCCGGGCCGAACAATGTGCCGAGTCTGGCCGCGGTCCACGCGAGCGAGATGTACGGCCGCAATCTGCTCGCACTGCTGGATCCCGTGCTGGGCGAAGAGGGCGTGCACGTGGATCTCGAGGACGCCGTGTTCGATGCCTGCGCACTGGTCCACGCGGGCACGGTCCGTCACGAAGCCACGCGCCAGAAGATCGAGGGGGAAGGCTGA